AGTTTGTACTTTTAGAAAAACAGTTTTCTTGTCTCTTACTTTACCTAATAGGGATTGTCTAAATGTGGTTcatgaaatgacatttttattatttattatgacaATCAATCAATTGGTTGTCAATTATGTTGGTTGGTTGTCAACGTAGAATCTTTCTCTTCCACTTtactaaaaaaacacacttccagGGTCtaggcattttcttttttattcaaagaaagaggaaatatttAAACGAAAAGACAGTTAACTAACAGTAAAAAAGGTACGTCATTAATTTTTAAATTATCCCAGAATTCGGGCAATACACAAAGCTATTAATAGTGTATTCACTTTCTATACAAGCAGATTGGCAAACAATGGATTGATGACATGTTTATCATTCATAGCAcagtgcatgagtgtgtgtgtgtgtgtgtgtgtgtgtgtgtgtgtgtgtgtgtgtgtgtgtgtgtgtgtgtgtgtgtgtgtgtgtgtgtgtgtgtgtgtgtgtgtgtagttttaTACAATTTTGTGGTATACAAATTCTCTCAATTGAATCCTGTTTAATTGAATGCAACATTCCtacatcaaaaatgtaaatgttgtaagTTATAGTTTTATATAGTTTAagttttcacattgttttttctcattggCCTCTCCCGCCCCTTATatctctatccctctctcttACTGCGTGAGTGTTTCTTTAGTTTTCAGGTTTCAGTAATCAGTTTGGAGAGTCGTTGTCGTAGACgtctgaaatataaaataaaaacacaaacaaccattataaataagtataaaacaacacaaatgacTCTGACAAATAAATGACAGCGGCACAGTTTGCATTTATTACAGGACATACCCAAAGATAACTCACCACATGGATAGTCAACATCGTCGTAAATGTCTCCTTCCCTGCAAAGAGAGAGtgatgtaaaaacaataacagtttTTTCTGCTGATACTTTTATAGATGTAAAACTTGTTGCAATGTTAGGATGTTCTTTTTATAACCTATACTGGAAACGTTGATTAGAACATAAGGCATTACATTTAAGAAGgcattaaatatgaaatgtttagatgactaaaaataaaaaatgtagttaTATACAACAAACTCAAATTCTATTAAATGATTCAAGTCAAAGTGAAGCTGTAATAAAgcgaaaaatgtgtttacatgaaGTTTTATACGTTTTAAAGTAAGTAAAACGGTACTTATTAAAGTATAAGGAAGCAAATGTTGGATCCCAAAGAAAAGCTGAATATGCACTTACATTTGAATAAGAAGATCTCTGGACACATAACCATCTGTTAGAGTTAAGACAAAACAGACATTATGTCAAACGCTATCATGCAAACAAGTAATGTCATGTAATTACAAGGAAAAGCATATCAAAAGCAAGCtgttattaatatttgttttcgTCCCAGCTGCTATTACAGCCTCACAGGGCCAATAGCATGAATTTAGGTTTACTATTCATATTCAAATCAAAGGGATGTGAAGTGTTTGCATACATTTTCCAAACCGGTTACAACACAAAGCTTTCTTGCTGTTGGTGAGCTGGATGACGTCCACAACTTCTCCTTGACTCACGTGCAGATCCTTTGCCCCTGGCTTCTTAATGGTACCATTAGGATTCACCATCATGGTGTGGAGCACTCTGGTAGGCCCTTCATACTGGGAAACAACAGGTTATAATGATTCATTCTTAGCATTTTCAGTAATTGTGTTAAGGGCAATGTGAGATGTTGGTTTTATATGACTCATACGGAAATGAGGCTTCTTGTCATTGTGGTGTGTAGGTGTACCctgttctcttttctttctgtaaagTTTTCCCTTTGGATAAGTGATTCAGGAAGAGACAGTGAACTGTATAACATCTTTAATTCCCAGCTATGCTCATACCACTCTTAtttacagataaaaaaacaaataatctgATGTGAacgtttaaaaaatatttaccTTAAATTTCTTTCTTAGCTCCTTTTCCAATTTAGGATCGATGCTGGAAATAAAGGATATAATGATTGAACAGATACTCAAGTTCTCATTTATCAAGCTCTTATTTCCTGTTCCCTTTCAATGGCCAGATGTAAAAAGGTACCTGATTTCAGGCGGTGGTGGTGGGAAATCCTCAATTAATGGTTGAACATCATCATAGTCGTCTGaggttaaaacaaaaagtacagtAAACCAAAACTTGAATAATTGTTTCTTCTGGTAAATAAAAACTAATCAGtaccataataataattaggCAACCACAGTTTAACAACATTGTGTGAGGGTTATTGCACcaaattatgtttatttcagTTAAAGCATTTTACACAATACTTGAATAAGAACAGACTTTTTAAGATTGTTCGCAAATAGTAAGTGAGTTGAGTTTATGAATGTCTATTATGAATCCCTtactttttattgtataatCCCAATCAATCAGTAATATTCAAGTGTTGTCACTTACCATCATCCACAAGCATGCTGCAGATTAGAGGAAACATTTCATGTTAGATCGAACAGGCATGTTTGAAAATGAGAAAGTACCAAATAATAAGGTAGATTACAGAATGTAATTACTGGTTGGATAAAATGCTTGGGAAACAATCATTCATAATATTTGTTCTCCCActttaacaaaacaattgtTAGTTGAGCATGATTAACATGATCAGCTGTACCTGTCTCTACTAGGCTCCACATTTAACATCAGCAAGGGGTCAGGAGGTGGTGGAGGCAAAGGTGATGTTTCTATCATTCTGGACTGGAGCTGTTTGCGCTTTACTGCTTCATAGTCAACATCCACACATGTGTTACTGATGTATCCGTCTGCAAGGTAACACAACAAAGACATTAATTATGACAAATCACTGTGTGAAGAAACAGAGCTCCATCTGATGCAAAGAATCCTAATCAATGTTATCACTGGGCATCTTTGAAACCACAACCACAAAGTTTCATATTTCTGTTTGAAAAAGGTTGGATTTGGATCAATAAAGCATTTATAACTAAGGGTAAAACATCATCTTTTCTTCCCTAGTTACTAGCATATTATATATAGGttacaacaagaacaacaaacacTAGAGGATTTATACATCAAGACTCAGACTGAAGGGTTTAAAATGATATGCCACACAGAATTTTTGGTTGTACAGATAGAGTTGAGTATCATCcatcaaaaatacataatatCTTTGCAAACATAATAAAGTCAAGTTACAGCGAAGCAAGGCCCtgaaaaaatgtcttcaaattgAAAATCTAAACTTAAAATAGTCTTCATAAAGACTTTAATGTTTTCTATAAATGTTTGATAGATATTTTAAGAGAAACTCACATTTTCCGTTAACAGACTTAGCCAACCATTTGCCTCGTGGGTTGTTCTCCACTCGAACAATCTCCACGCTCTCTCCTTGCCTTACGCTAAGGTCCAGTTTTCCTACTCCTTGCCAGTCATGTCTGACTCTGGCTGTATGAAGGACTTCCTCCACCCCTTGTAACTATAGAAAATTATAAGAAATGTATACAAATTTTATGTGGATGGAGTGACTGGATTTGAAGAGTGACTGGGTTTGAAGAACCTCCATGCTTAAGGATTTAAGCTAagttacacatttaaacaaaaacataaaaccagTAAACGTAGATTTTGTATATTCACTGATTCAAAATCTGTGTGACACTGGTAGGACTTATTCATTTGTGTGATAGCTGCCAAAGAAAAGCTGTATTTGTGCTGCTTTGTTCTACACTTTGGGACAACTAACATCTGGCCCGAAGGAAGAAAGTTACATTTTGAGTGCAGAGGGTAGGAGTCATCATTCAATATAGAGCTGGATAACCACTCAAGTGATGCTATCTGATTTACTGTCACAGAAGAAACTGGACTTCAAAGGGTTTTTCAAGGAGGGCGTATTTTGTCCGTACCTGAAAGTTCTTCCTCAAGTAATTTTCTCTCTTCTGACGCTCCATCTGAtctctcttctcctgctctTGCAGCTTCTTtacatcttttttgttttgcttctcagTATTTAACCGGTTTGAGTCCACCTGATCCCTATAAAGGAACAATCCAAACATTTTAAGACAATTCATTACTTCACAGCTTTCTACATCAATATTAAGTCACTACAAGAATTTAAGGCCATGATAGTTGCTCTTTGAATCTGTGCTTGCTATATGCTAATGTTAGACTGATATTGATTTTCCTAGAGACAAGCAGAAAATGTCCTGGCAGGTTTTTTACACTCTGgaaacaattcattcattgttGTTAAAATAGGAGATCAAATGATTTACAACAGTGTTACACATTACATAATTGACAACAATCCCTGacagcaaatgtgttgaatCACAGTAAAAACAATCTGTGGCACATTTAAACCAAACAGATTCTACACATTAGAGTGCTGTTCGCTTAAGTGAACTTGCgtcaaatgcaacaaaaaaaagcctgttAAGTAATAATAGTTGCTGCTTCAGTAGGTACAAAAATAACATGACATGCTGCGTCTTCACGTAGCTGCGGCCACTTTCTACTTTTAAACAGAAGAGCGCTTCACAAATACAGACACTGTATGATAAAGGAAGAACGTGCATACTTACTCATCTATAAATTCATACACGTCATCATTTTcctgcaaaagaaaaaggtttcatttgcatgtttacAGAACAAAGAAATATATCAGGATTATTAGATTCACTTTAATTGTCATTTACCgtatcaataaaacaaatacttcaGCCTcccaaatattaaacattaaaatttCAAAACTTTATGATCTAGTTTGAGGAAAGAGTGTTGTCTCAGAAGATATCatccctttttttcactttacaGTAAGTTAAAATGTCCTTACCTCGTCCACACACTGTGAACTGTTGTCGCTCAAGGACTCTGTGAAGTCAG
This DNA window, taken from Eleginops maclovinus isolate JMC-PN-2008 ecotype Puerto Natales chromosome 9, JC_Emac_rtc_rv5, whole genome shotgun sequence, encodes the following:
- the si:ch73-40i7.2 gene encoding FYN-binding protein 1 isoform X2, translated to MGESVDVKALRARFNKPSTSDTSIRDSDSPKSPQLGISRLVLPLTESNLAHHRLSPTVPPPPLASPGLVRFPIRAELMAASRPPLPRPSPNPGVRASPQSVDHSKVKLKGEMLQNMMLRHQRPPVPKQAPAHITTPLPLRQQPRQRSAGDVTPLKRPLPPEGPLPLKPKRPPNVNLELFLRLNRGPALLVPKKSDACSPGSAGRKMSLPAVLSPPKPPQRCNKPRLPHQMASMDIEDNQDFYDDIGSFEKNESLSDNSSQCVDEENDDVYEFIDEDQVDSNRLNTEKQNKKDVKKLQEQEKRDQMERQKRENYLRKNFQLQGVEEVLHTARVRHDWQGVGKLDLSVRQGESVEIVRVENNPRGKWLAKSVNGKYGYISNTCVDVDYEAVKRKQLQSRMIETSPLPPPPPDPLLMLNVEPSRDSMLVDDDDYDDVQPLIEDFPPPPPEISIDPKLEKELRKKFKYEGPTRVLHTMMVNPNGTIKKPGAKDLHVSQGEVVDVIQLTNSKKALCCNRFGKYGYVSRDLLIQMEGDIYDDVDYPCDVYDNDSPN
- the si:ch73-40i7.2 gene encoding FYN-binding protein 1 isoform X3, whose product is MAASRPPLPRPSPNPGVRASPQSVDHSKVKLKGEMLQNMMLRHQRPPVPKQAPAHITTPLPLRQQPRQRSAGDVTPLKRPLPPEGPLPLKPKRPPNVNLELFLRLNRGPALLVPKKSDACSPGSAGRKMSLPAVLSPPKPPQRCNKPRLPHQMASMDIEDNQDFYDDIGSFEKNESLSDNSSQCVDEENDDVYEFIDEDQVDSNRLNTEKQNKKDVKKLQEQEKRDQMERQKRENYLRKNFQLQGVEEVLHTARVRHDWQGVGKLDLSVRQGESVEIVRVENNPRGKWLAKSVNGKYGYISNTCVDVDYEAVKRKQLQSRMIETSPLPPPPPDPLLMLNVEPSRDSMLVDDDDYDDVQPLIEDFPPPPPEISIDPKLEKELRKKFKYEGPTRVLHTMMVNPNGTIKKPGAKDLHVSQGEVVDVIQLTNSKKALCCNRFGKYGYVSRDLLIQMEGDIYDDVDYPCGELSLDVYDNDSPN
- the si:ch73-40i7.2 gene encoding FYN-binding protein 1 isoform X1 — its product is MGESVDVKALRARFNKPSTSDTSIRDSDSPKSPQLGISRLVLPLTESNLAHHRLSPTVPPPPLASPGLVRFPIRAELMAASRPPLPRPSPNPGVRASPQSVDHSKVKLKGEMLQNMMLRHQRPPVPKQAPAHITTPLPLRQQPRQRSAGDVTPLKRPLPPEGPLPLKPKRPPNVNLELFLRLNRGPALLVPKKSDACSPGSAGRKMSLPAVLSPPKPPQRCNKPRLPHQMASMDIEDNQDFYDDIGSFEKNESLSDNSSQCVDEENDDVYEFIDEDQVDSNRLNTEKQNKKDVKKLQEQEKRDQMERQKRENYLRKNFQLQGVEEVLHTARVRHDWQGVGKLDLSVRQGESVEIVRVENNPRGKWLAKSVNGKYGYISNTCVDVDYEAVKRKQLQSRMIETSPLPPPPPDPLLMLNVEPSRDSMLVDDDDYDDVQPLIEDFPPPPPEISIDPKLEKELRKKFKYEGPTRVLHTMMVNPNGTIKKPGAKDLHVSQGEVVDVIQLTNSKKALCCNRFGKYGYVSRDLLIQMEGDIYDDVDYPCGELSLDVYDNDSPN